The Klebsiella aerogenes KCTC 2190 region CCGAAACGGTCGGCAACATAATCCCATTGGGTGCACCAGGTCCCGTGGCGGTCAACTGGTGTGGCAAAATCAAACATCTGAACGTCCTTCGCGAGAGCCCCCTCCGGGTGAGAGGGGGCGTATGTTTAGGCCTGAACGGTATTCATCAGGGTGGCCATTTCATCTTTTACCGACTGAACCTGTGGGCCGATGACCACCTGCAGGTTGTGATCGTTAAGCTGGACCACGCCGATTGCGCGGTTGGCTTTTAACGCGGCGGTATCGACTTTGCTCATGTCGTTCACCGACAGGCGCAGGCGGGTAATACAATTATCGAGCGTGACAATATTATCAGCACCGCCGAGCGCGGCCAGAATCGCCGGCACGTTATAACCTGATTTGCCAATCGTTCCGGCAACCGCTTTTTCGATGTTAGCCGCCGTTTCGATATCGCGGCCCGGCGTTTTCAGATTGAAGCGGGTGATGGCGAAACGGAAGATACCGTAGTACACCGCGAACCAGATGGCGGCGACAACCGGCACCATATACCATTTGGTCGCCAGACCGTGCAGGATGCCAAACACCACGAAGTCGATAATGTTGCCGTCGGTGTTGCCGATGGTGACGCCAAGTACCGCCATGATAGTGAAACCAAGGCCGGTCAGCAGGGCGTGGATGACGTACAGTACCGGCGCGACGAACAAGAACAGGAATTCCAATGGCTCAGTGGTACCGCCGACCACGCAGGCAATGACGCCGGAAATGAGCAGCCCTTTAATTTTATGACGGTTTTCCGGACGAGCGCAGTGGTACATCGCCAGCGCCGCGCCGGGCAGGCCGCCGAGGAAGGCGGGCATTTTACCCTGCGACAGGAAGCGGGTCGCGCTTTCAGAGAAGCCGTGCGTCGTCGGGCAACTCAGCTGCGCCTGGAAGATGGTCAGCGCGCCGCTAACGCTGTGGCCGCAAACGTCCATGGTGCCGCCCGCTTCGGTAAAGCGGATCAGCGCCACCAGAATATGATGCAGGCCGAACGGCAGCAGCAGGCGTTCTCCGGTACCGAAGATCATCGGGCCAAAATCGCCGGCGCTATTGATAACGTGGCCCAGTCCGTT contains the following coding sequences:
- the malX gene encoding maltose/glucose-specific PTS transporter subunit IIBC; protein product: MTAKTAPKITLWEFFQQLGKTFMLPVALLSFCGIMLGIGSSLSSHDVITLLPWLNVPLLQAIFVWMSKVGSFAFSFLPVMFCIAIPLGLARENKGVAAFAGFVGYAVMNLAVNFWLTAKGILPTTDAAILKANNIQNIIGIQSIDTGILGAVIAGIIVWMLHERFHNIRLPDALAFFGGTRFVPIVTTVVLGLVGLVIPLVWPVFAMGINGLGHVINSAGDFGPMIFGTGERLLLPFGLHHILVALIRFTEAGGTMDVCGHSVSGALTIFQAQLSCPTTHGFSESATRFLSQGKMPAFLGGLPGAALAMYHCARPENRHKIKGLLISGVIACVVGGTTEPLEFLFLFVAPVLYVIHALLTGLGFTIMAVLGVTIGNTDGNIIDFVVFGILHGLATKWYMVPVVAAIWFAVYYGIFRFAITRFNLKTPGRDIETAANIEKAVAGTIGKSGYNVPAILAALGGADNIVTLDNCITRLRLSVNDMSKVDTAALKANRAIGVVQLNDHNLQVVIGPQVQSVKDEMATLMNTVQA